From a region of the Canis lupus dingo isolate Sandy chromosome 5, ASM325472v2, whole genome shotgun sequence genome:
- the DIXDC1 gene encoding LOW QUALITY PROTEIN: dixin (The sequence of the model RefSeq protein was modified relative to this genomic sequence to represent the inferred CDS: deleted 1 base in 1 codon): protein MLACLTRGNLLDVLQEGFNEQQLQAYVAWVNAQLKKRPAVKPVQDLRQDLRDGVILAYLIEIVAGEKLNGVQLSPSNQQEMKNNVEKVLQFVASKKIRMHQTSAKDIVEGNLKSIMRLVLALAAHFKPGSSRTVSQGRDSRAPLQSHQPHCATAVAQGAAAALADVCHDMSRSGRDVFRYRQRNNSMDEEIENPYWSVRALVQQYEGQQRSPSESSCSSLTSPSPIHSAKSESIITQSEEKADFVIIPSEGIENRTEETDSPFSRDWRPGSPGTYLETSWEEQLLEQQEHLEKEMEEAKKMISGLQALLLNGSLPEDEQERPLALCEPGVNPEEQLIIIQSRLDQSMEENQDLKKELLKCKQEARNLQGIKDALQQRLTQQDTSVLQLKQELLRANMDKDELHNQNVDLQRKLDERNRLLGEYKKELGQKERLLQQHQVKLEEALRKLSEASYQQVDLERELEQKDVLLAHCMKREADEVTNYNSHNSQSNGFLLPVAGKGAASITHKGTSDLQLVRDALRSLRNSFSGHDPQHHTIDSLEQGISSLMERLHAMETQKKQDRRVRGKSPRSQAGSEYRESWPPNSKLPHSQSSPAVSSTCTKVLYFTDRSLTPFMVNIPKRLGEVTLKDFKAAIDREGNHRYHFKALDPEFGTVKEEVFHDDDAIPGWEGKIVAWVEEDHGEN from the exons CAACAGCTACAGGCGTACGTGGCCTGGGTGAATGCACAGCTCAAGAAGAGGCCAGCAGTGAAGCCGGTGCAGGACCTGCGACAGGATCTTCGGGATGGGGTGATCCTGGCATATCTCATCGAGATTGTTG CAGGAGAAAAACTGAATGGGGTACAGCTGAGTCCCAGTAACCAACAGGAAATGAAGAATAATGTGGAGAAAGTGCTACAGTTTGTGGCCTCTAAAAAGATTCGAATGCACCAGACTTCAGCTAAAG ATATTGTGGAAGGAAACCTGAAGTCTATCATGAGGCTGGTCCTTGCCTTAGCAGCTCATTTCAAACCTGGCTCCAGCAGGACAGTGAGCCAAGGACGGGACTCCAGAGCCCCTCTGCAGAGTCACCAACCACACTGTGCCACTGCTGTGGCCCAGGGAGCAGCTGCCGCTCTGGCTGATGTGTGTCATGACATGTCACGGTCAGGACGGGATGTCTTTCGATACAGACAGAG GAACAACAGCATGGATGAGGAGATTGAGAATCCCTACTGGAGTGTGCGCGCCCTGGTACAGCAGTATGAAGGGCAGCAGAGGTCCCCGTCTGAGTCCAGCTGCTCCAG CCTGACTTCACCCAGTCCTATCCACAGTGCCAAGAGCGAATCCATTATAACCCAGTCAGAGGAGAAGGCAGATTTCGTGATTATTCCCTCTGAAGGAATAGAGAACAGAACAG aaGAGACAGACTCTCCGTTTTCCCGAGACTGGCGACCAGGTAGCCCCGGAACCTATCTGGAGACCTCATGGGAAGAACAGCTGTTGGAACAGCAAGaacatttagagaaagaaatggaggaagcaaagaaaatgatATCTGGATTGCAG GCCTTACTGCTCAATGGATCCTTACCCGAAGACGAACAGGAGAGGCCCTTGGCCCTCTGTGAACCAGGAGTCAATCCTGAGGAGCAACTG ATTATAATCCAAAGTCGTCTGGATCAGAGTATGGAGGAGAATCAGGACCTAAAG AAGGAGCTACTGAAATGTAAACAAGAAGCCAGAAACTTACAGGGGATAAAG GATGCCTTGCAGCAGAGGTTAACGCAGCAGGACACATCTGTTCTTCAGCTCAAACAAGAACTGCTGAGAGCAAACATGGACAAAGATGAGCTA CACAACCAGAAT GTGGACTTACAGAGGAAGCTAGATGAGAGGAACCGCCTCTTGGGAGAATATAAG AAAGAGCTGGGGCAGAAGGAGCGCCTCCTTCAGCAGCACCAAGTCAAACTGGAGGAAGCACTCCGGAAACTCTCTGAGGCCAGTTACCAGCAG GTGGATCTTGAGCGGGAGTTAGAACAGAAAGATGTCCTGTTGGCTCACTGTATGAAAAGAGAGGCTGATGAG GTGACCAACTACAACAGTCACAACTCTCAAAGCAATGGTTTTCTCCTTCCAGTGGCAGGAAAAGGAGCTGCTTCAATCACTCACAAAGGG ACCAGTGATCTGCAGCTTGTTCGCGATGCACTCCGCAGCCTCCGCAACAGCTTCAGTGGCCACGACCCTCAGCACCACACCATCGACAGCCTGGAGCAGGGCATCTCCAGCCTGATGGAGCGCTTGCATGCCATGGAGACCCAGAAGAAACAAGACAGAAGG GTTCGGGGCAAGTCACCCAGAAGTCAAGCAGGTAGTGAATACCGGGAGTCCTGGCCCCCTAATTCAA AGTTGCCTCACTCACAGAGCTCGCCAGCTGTCAGCAGCACCTGCACTAAAGTGCTCTACTTCACTGACCGGTCACTTACACCCTTCATGGTCAATATACCAAAGAG GTTGGGGGAGGTGACACtgaaggattttaaagcagctattgACCGGGAGGGAAATCACCGGTATCACTTCAAAGCGCTGGATCCTGAGTTTGGCACTGTCAAAGAGGAG gTTTTCCACGATGATGATGCCATCCCTGGATGGGAAGGAAAAATTGTAGCCTGGGTGGAAGAAGACCATGGAGAGAATTAA